From Pleurocapsa minor HA4230-MV1, one genomic window encodes:
- a CDS encoding MBL fold metallo-hydrolase, with protein sequence MKRRELIRYGGMSMATAIASGLLTYSPATAQDTDGVTIQYLGHTCFLFTGSGLKILVNPYQAVGCAAGYTLPDLQPDVVLVSSFLIDEGAIDLVKGNPEVITQRGVHNFGGIKFQGFSLPHDRESGRRFGQNIAWRWTQGGVNILHLGGAAGALTTEDKILLNGADIMLTPVGGGVKAYNPQEARKAVKILNPRMVIPTHYRTAVSSKESCDLAPVDEFLALAADLEVAQVGSDRFQVKKSYLKNGQTLVRVLDYSS encoded by the coding sequence ATGAAACGGCGAGAGTTAATCCGTTATGGTGGGATGAGTATGGCAACGGCGATCGCTTCAGGTTTGCTGACTTACTCCCCAGCTACAGCTCAAGATACAGATGGAGTCACGATTCAATATTTAGGACATACCTGTTTTCTCTTTACAGGCAGTGGTTTAAAAATATTAGTAAATCCTTATCAAGCTGTTGGTTGTGCTGCTGGCTATACCCTACCCGACTTGCAGCCAGATGTAGTTTTGGTTAGTAGCTTTCTCATCGATGAAGGAGCAATAGACTTAGTTAAGGGAAATCCTGAAGTTATTACTCAACGTGGCGTGCATAATTTTGGTGGCATTAAGTTCCAGGGATTTTCCCTCCCCCACGATCGCGAATCAGGTAGAAGATTTGGTCAGAACATAGCCTGGCGTTGGACTCAAGGAGGAGTCAATATTCTACATTTAGGTGGTGCTGCTGGTGCTTTAACCACAGAAGATAAGATTCTTCTCAATGGGGCGGATATTATGTTAACTCCCGTAGGTGGTGGCGTGAAAGCTTATAATCCTCAAGAAGCAAGAAAGGCCGTGAAAATTCTCAATCCCAGAATGGTCATTCCCACCCACTATCGCACTGCCGTGTCTAGTAAAGAAAGCTGTGATTTAGCTCCCGTAGATGAATTTTTAGCCTTAGCAGCAGATTTGGAAGTTGCCCAAGTAGGAAGCGATCGCTTTCAGGTCAAGAAATCATACTTAAAAAACGGTCAAACTTTAGTTAGAGTCTTAGACTACAGCTCATGA
- a CDS encoding pentapeptide repeat-containing protein → MSYCLNPSCPKPINNPKSKLCEACGAKLLLHGRYHLLKGLGKGGFGATFLAADLSLPGKPLCVIKQLRPNTDNPNFLSMARELFEREAKTLGMVGNHPQIPRLLDYFEDRQQFYLIQEFVKGNNLQQEVKKNGVLNEAQTRQVLKEVVTILRDIHIQKVIHRDIKPANIIRREIDDRLVLIDFGVVKNQIDSVAAHETALTAFAVGTPGFAPPEQLAMRPVYASDVYALGVTCMYLMSGKAPKNMECDPITGDINWFKYVNVSDGFAKILTKMLEVAVKSRYKTAQEVLDVLDLEYHGDKLAEGMLGQSTITDSNISTNRTKIGSTRRGSSQLTDRTTNRAGGKSAATSKYRSARTAKYRTRVGQTTSLDQAAKGPAKPIKISAEEILSAYDAGRKDFGLKDLSMQDLQKANLSESKFYDSKLVRVNFQGADLNRSNFNNCDLRLSMFRNADLNKCVFHSSNLEGIDLRSANLSGANFKNTKLKGANLCGTNLSETNLTKEQLEETKTNWMTIMPSGKRGFW, encoded by the coding sequence ATGAGCTATTGCCTAAATCCATCCTGTCCTAAACCGATCAATAACCCCAAGTCCAAACTATGTGAAGCTTGTGGTGCCAAACTCCTGTTGCATGGTCGTTACCATTTATTAAAAGGTCTGGGCAAAGGTGGTTTTGGGGCTACTTTTTTGGCAGCCGATCTCTCTCTTCCAGGCAAGCCTTTATGCGTAATCAAGCAATTACGACCTAATACCGATAATCCTAATTTTTTGTCCATGGCACGGGAATTGTTTGAGCGTGAAGCCAAAACTCTCGGTATGGTGGGGAATCATCCTCAAATACCCAGACTACTAGATTATTTTGAAGACCGTCAGCAATTTTATCTAATTCAAGAATTTGTCAAGGGTAATAATCTCCAGCAAGAAGTTAAGAAAAATGGAGTCTTAAACGAAGCGCAAACCAGACAGGTACTCAAAGAAGTTGTGACTATCTTACGCGATATTCACATCCAAAAAGTGATTCATCGAGATATCAAGCCTGCAAATATTATTCGTCGCGAAATAGACGACAGGCTAGTTTTAATCGATTTTGGCGTAGTTAAAAATCAGATCGATTCAGTGGCTGCTCATGAAACAGCCTTAACTGCTTTTGCTGTGGGTACGCCTGGATTTGCCCCCCCTGAACAATTGGCAATGCGTCCTGTATACGCTAGTGATGTTTATGCGTTAGGTGTTACCTGCATGTATTTGATGAGTGGTAAAGCACCGAAGAACATGGAATGTGACCCGATTACTGGAGACATTAACTGGTTCAAATATGTAAATGTCAGCGATGGTTTTGCCAAAATCCTGACTAAAATGCTGGAGGTGGCGGTTAAAAGTCGCTATAAGACGGCTCAAGAAGTATTAGATGTCCTAGATTTAGAATATCATGGCGATAAACTAGCTGAAGGTATGCTGGGTCAGTCCACTATAACCGATAGTAACATTAGCACGAATAGAACTAAAATTGGTTCAACTCGTCGTGGTTCTAGTCAGTTAACCGACCGAACTACTAATCGAGCAGGAGGCAAAAGTGCCGCTACTTCTAAATATCGTAGTGCCAGAACAGCTAAGTACAGAACTCGTGTTGGTCAGACGACTTCACTCGATCAAGCTGCCAAAGGGCCTGCCAAACCCATAAAAATTTCAGCAGAAGAAATTTTGAGCGCTTATGATGCAGGTAGAAAAGACTTTGGCTTGAAAGATCTAAGTATGCAGGATTTACAAAAGGCTAACTTGTCTGAATCTAAGTTTTATGACTCTAAGCTAGTTAGAGTTAATTTTCAAGGGGCAGATTTAAATCGGTCTAACTTCAATAATTGCGATTTACGGCTGTCGATGTTCCGTAATGCTGATTTAAATAAGTGTGTGTTTCATTCTTCTAATTTAGAAGGAATTGACCTACGGAGCGCAAATTTAAGCGGTGCGAATTTCAAAAATACAAAGTTAAAAGGCGCAAATCTTTGTGGGACAAATCTGAGTGAAACTAACTTAACTAAAGAACAGCTAGAAGAAACGAAAACTAACTGGATGACCATCATGCCCAGCGGTAAACGTGGTTTTTGGTAA
- a CDS encoding ankyrin repeat domain-containing protein: protein MDFFDLIRWGEMAQLKPIVEAEPKILEVKDPKGYPPLILASYNEQYDITQYFLDRGAEVDAQDPAGNTALMGVCFKGYKAIATLLLEYGADVNVRNFNGATALIYAATFNQTEIAKLLLEKGADKTVQDVRGNTAYMQAKFQGLPQLAALLE, encoded by the coding sequence ATGGATTTTTTTGACTTAATTCGTTGGGGAGAAATGGCGCAATTAAAGCCGATAGTTGAGGCAGAACCCAAGATATTAGAGGTTAAAGACCCTAAAGGCTATCCGCCACTTATACTAGCAAGTTACAATGAACAGTACGATATTACGCAATACTTTCTCGATCGCGGGGCAGAAGTAGATGCTCAAGATCCTGCTGGCAATACGGCTTTGATGGGGGTTTGCTTTAAAGGCTATAAAGCGATCGCCACTTTATTGTTAGAGTATGGAGCAGATGTCAACGTACGTAATTTTAACGGAGCTACGGCACTGATCTATGCAGCTACCTTTAATCAGACCGAAATCGCCAAGTTATTGTTAGAAAAAGGCGCAGACAAAACGGTACAAGACGTTAGAGGCAATACCGCCTATATGCAGGCTAAGTTTCAGGGTCTACCACAGTTAGCTGCACTATTAGAGTAA
- a CDS encoding catalase encodes MSEQKPRLTTSAGAPVGNNDNSLTAGKRGPVVLQDYKLFEKIAHQNRERIPERVVHAKGWGAHGTFTVTHDITKYTRAKLFSEVGKQTPILTRFSTVAGEHGSADAERDVRGFSIKFYTEEGNWDMVGNNTPVFFVRDGYKFPDFIRTQKRHPKTNLRSNTAAWDFWSLMPESLHQVTILMSDRGLPTAPMYMNGYGSHTFSFWNNDGERYWVKFHFKTQQGHKFYTNEEAKKVIGESRESYQEELFGAIDRGEFPKWKFKIQIMPEADAEKTPYNPFDLTKVWPHADYPLIDVGEIELNRNPDNYFTDIENAAYSPSNVVPGIGFSPDKMLQARIFSYADAHRYRLGAHYESLPINRPKSEVAHYHKDGLMQYYVNRNTDAYYEPNSFGGPVADPSVEEPPLKISGDIARYEYEEETDIYTQPRDLFNMFDDGQKQRLFSNIANSMAGVPTEIIERQLAHFDRVDPAYGDGVRVALGIASKQKTAV; translated from the coding sequence ATGTCAGAGCAAAAACCAAGACTAACTACTTCTGCTGGTGCGCCTGTAGGCAATAACGACAATTCTCTTACGGCTGGAAAAAGGGGCCCTGTTGTCCTTCAAGACTATAAACTATTTGAGAAAATAGCCCATCAAAATCGGGAGAGAATACCAGAGCGAGTAGTCCATGCCAAAGGTTGGGGCGCTCATGGTACTTTTACAGTTACTCATGACATCACTAAGTACACCCGCGCTAAATTATTTTCTGAAGTAGGTAAACAAACTCCTATTCTGACCAGATTCTCCACTGTAGCTGGGGAGCATGGTTCTGCGGATGCCGAACGAGATGTCAGAGGATTCTCAATCAAGTTTTATACCGAAGAAGGAAACTGGGATATGGTGGGCAACAATACCCCCGTGTTCTTTGTTAGAGATGGCTATAAATTTCCTGACTTTATCAGAACTCAGAAAAGACATCCCAAAACCAACCTAAGATCTAATACTGCCGCCTGGGATTTTTGGTCATTGATGCCCGAAAGTCTGCATCAAGTAACAATTTTGATGTCTGACCGAGGTTTGCCAACTGCACCTATGTATATGAACGGTTATGGCTCTCATACCTTCAGCTTTTGGAATAACGATGGTGAAAGATATTGGGTGAAGTTCCACTTTAAAACCCAGCAGGGACACAAGTTTTATACCAATGAAGAGGCGAAAAAAGTCATCGGTGAATCTAGAGAAAGCTACCAAGAAGAGTTGTTTGGTGCGATCGATAGAGGCGAGTTTCCTAAATGGAAATTTAAAATTCAGATTATGCCCGAAGCAGATGCTGAAAAGACTCCCTACAATCCGTTTGATCTAACTAAAGTTTGGCCTCATGCTGATTATCCATTGATTGACGTGGGGGAAATAGAGTTGAATCGAAATCCAGATAATTACTTCACAGATATTGAAAATGCTGCCTATTCGCCATCCAATGTTGTCCCAGGTATTGGCTTTTCTCCAGATAAGATGCTTCAAGCGCGGATCTTTTCCTATGCCGATGCCCATCGTTATCGTTTAGGCGCACATTATGAGTCCTTGCCGATTAATCGACCAAAATCAGAGGTGGCACACTACCACAAAGACGGTCTAATGCAATATTACGTTAATCGAAACACCGATGCTTATTACGAACCAAACTCTTTTGGTGGACCAGTTGCCGATCCTAGTGTGGAAGAACCACCACTGAAAATATCTGGCGATATTGCGCGGTATGAGTATGAGGAAGAGACAGACATATATACTCAACCCCGCGATCTGTTTAATATGTTTGATGATGGGCAAAAACAACGCTTGTTTAGCAATATAGCTAATTCAATGGCTGGCGTACCCACAGAAATTATTGAGCGACAGCTAGCGCACTTTGATCGAGTAGATCCTGCCTACGGTGATGGGGTAAGAGTAGCTTTAGGAATAGCAAGCAAGCAAAAGACTGCGGTATAA
- a CDS encoding FAD-dependent oxidoreductase translates to MSNNSYEVVIIGGGVCGTALLYVLSNYTNVKRVALIEKEADVALVNSFTNSNSQTLHFGDIETNYTLAKAEKVNAGASLVKNYLLTKDPEQEIYTKYHKMVLGVGAEQTEQLKARYQQFKSLFPDLRLLDRTEIAAKEPKVLLDRPEDREIVALYTDEGYTVDFNRLAKSFIVNSGQNTEAKIDLLFNTKVKRITKQPEGYQIKTSDQTITSKAIVVAAGAHSLLFAKSLGYGLDYALLSVAGSFYFAPQFLNGKVYTVQQEKLPFAAIHGDPEVHDRAIARFGPTAKVLPMLERHHYGSIIEYFQTAGLSFKAVLSFTKILSDPIIFKYIALNFIYDFPIIGKRLFIKEVSKIIPSIKLKDLTYAKGYGGVRPQVVNLNTQALEMGEAKITGERIIFNITPSPGASTCLQNALEDTTRLIDFLGEGYQFKRQQFLDDLSTNSEQLVDLNS, encoded by the coding sequence ATGAGTAACAATAGCTACGAAGTTGTCATTATTGGTGGTGGAGTTTGCGGTACGGCATTACTTTATGTTTTAAGCAACTATACCAACGTTAAGCGAGTCGCTCTGATTGAGAAAGAAGCAGATGTAGCTTTAGTTAATTCCTTTACTAACAGCAATAGCCAGACTCTTCATTTTGGTGATATTGAAACTAACTACACTTTAGCTAAAGCAGAGAAAGTAAACGCAGGAGCTAGTTTAGTCAAAAATTATTTGTTGACCAAAGATCCAGAACAGGAAATCTACACCAAATATCACAAGATGGTTTTGGGCGTGGGTGCAGAACAAACAGAGCAATTAAAAGCTAGATATCAACAGTTTAAGTCTCTTTTTCCTGATTTAAGGTTGTTAGATCGAACAGAAATTGCAGCCAAAGAACCAAAAGTATTACTCGATCGCCCAGAAGATCGAGAGATCGTGGCTTTATATACCGATGAAGGTTATACCGTAGATTTTAATCGTCTGGCAAAGTCATTTATAGTTAATTCTGGGCAAAATACCGAGGCGAAAATAGATTTACTATTTAATACCAAAGTAAAGCGAATTACTAAACAGCCAGAGGGGTATCAAATCAAAACATCAGACCAAACCATTACTAGTAAGGCGATCGTGGTGGCAGCAGGAGCGCACAGTTTACTCTTTGCTAAATCCCTCGGTTACGGTCTAGATTATGCTTTACTGAGCGTAGCGGGAAGCTTCTATTTTGCGCCTCAGTTCCTCAATGGTAAGGTATATACCGTACAGCAGGAAAAATTACCTTTCGCTGCCATTCATGGCGATCCTGAAGTCCACGATCGCGCGATCGCTCGTTTTGGGCCAACTGCCAAGGTTCTACCGATGTTAGAACGTCATCACTATGGCAGCATAATTGAATATTTCCAAACTGCGGGTTTGAGCTTTAAGGCAGTTCTGAGCTTTACCAAAATCTTGTCTGACCCGATTATTTTTAAATATATTGCCCTCAACTTCATTTATGACTTTCCCATTATTGGTAAAAGACTGTTTATCAAAGAAGTAAGCAAAATTATCCCTTCAATTAAATTAAAAGATCTTACCTATGCTAAGGGTTACGGTGGAGTTCGTCCCCAGGTTGTGAACCTTAATACCCAAGCATTAGAGATGGGAGAAGCTAAAATAACTGGCGAGCGGATCATTTTTAATATTACCCCTTCTCCTGGTGCTTCTACCTGCCTCCAGAATGCTTTAGAAGATACCACTCGATTGATCGATTTTTTGGGAGAAGGCTATCAGTTTAAGCGTCAACAATTTCTTGATGATTTATCAACCAACAGCGAACAATTAGTCGATCTTAATTCCTAA
- a CDS encoding diguanylate cyclase, with product MTTKEKSFKPGSILVVEDRPQNIELLTVILNLQGYKVEQANQGSLAIRSAMARPPDIILLDISQPEMDSFAVCRHLKADPHTQDIPIIFISAANEAEPKIKAFESGASDYITKPFQIEEVIARINNQLQISRLKIELKAKNAHLERELLKRQLAAKKLLSLNQQLGKLAAIDSLTQIANRRIFDEFLTREWQRGQREQRYLSLILCDIDYFKLYNDNLGHHSGDLCLRRVAQAITKAVKRPADLVARYGGEEFAIILPQTSAQNALRVAETIRLKVKQLYLPHPESTVSNYVSISLGVTCLIPQPRYTKKQLLVTADKALYQAKKQGRDRSILITDY from the coding sequence ATGACGACAAAAGAAAAATCCTTCAAACCAGGAAGCATCTTGGTGGTTGAAGATCGCCCCCAGAATATCGAATTGCTGACGGTCATTTTAAATCTTCAAGGATATAAAGTAGAACAGGCCAATCAAGGAAGTTTAGCGATCAGATCGGCTATGGCTCGACCTCCAGACATTATCTTACTAGATATTAGTCAGCCAGAAATGGATAGTTTTGCAGTTTGCCGTCATCTCAAAGCCGATCCTCATACCCAAGATATCCCCATTATTTTTATTAGTGCTGCCAACGAAGCCGAGCCTAAGATTAAAGCTTTCGAGTCTGGTGCTAGCGATTACATTACTAAACCGTTTCAGATTGAAGAAGTAATTGCGCGGATTAACAATCAACTACAAATAAGCCGTTTAAAAATCGAATTAAAAGCCAAAAACGCCCATTTAGAACGAGAACTTTTAAAGCGCCAATTAGCAGCCAAAAAACTATTAAGTCTTAATCAGCAATTAGGTAAATTAGCGGCGATCGATAGTCTTACCCAAATTGCTAACCGTCGTATATTTGATGAATTTCTGACGAGAGAATGGCAAAGAGGGCAAAGAGAACAGCGTTATCTATCTTTAATTCTTTGTGATATTGATTACTTTAAACTTTATAACGATAACCTAGGACATCACTCAGGAGACTTGTGCTTAAGACGAGTTGCTCAAGCAATAACCAAAGCCGTTAAGCGACCTGCCGATCTCGTAGCGCGCTATGGTGGAGAAGAATTTGCGATTATTTTGCCACAAACCTCGGCTCAAAATGCTTTACGGGTGGCAGAAACAATTCGACTCAAGGTTAAGCAGCTTTATTTACCTCATCCCGAATCAACAGTAAGTAATTACGTTTCTATCAGTTTGGGTGTGACCTGTTTAATCCCCCAGCCAAGATATACTAAAAAGCAACTATTAGTTACGGCGGATAAGGCTCTTTATCAAGCAAAAAAACAGGGTCGCGATCGCTCGATCTTAATTACTGATTACTAA
- the holA gene encoding DNA polymerase III subunit delta encodes MPVYLYWGEDDFAIAQAVEKLQHEVLDPNWLQFNYHQLPGDRPEMTIEGLNQVMTPVFGLGDRLVWLVDTNLCQQKPNADILNELERTLKVIPQSSHLLLTTSKKPDGRLNTTKLLNKYAVVKDFSLIPPWKTDLIAAQVRQVAQAKKLKLTPGAIELLTESVGNNTRQLWNELEKLKIYWGDNQQPLDQKAVAQLVLCNTQNSLQLAAAIRDGKTDEALGLVTDLINRNEPALKIVATLVGQFRTWTIIKLMQQSVRRDDKAIATAAGINNPQRLYFINQELKNTNSQRLLATLPILLELEYSLKSGGVALTVLQTKIIELCLIR; translated from the coding sequence ATGCCCGTATATTTATACTGGGGTGAGGATGATTTTGCGATCGCCCAAGCCGTAGAAAAGTTACAACATGAAGTATTAGATCCCAACTGGCTACAGTTTAATTATCATCAGTTACCAGGCGATCGCCCTGAAATGACGATCGAGGGGTTAAATCAGGTAATGACTCCTGTATTTGGTCTAGGCGATCGCCTAGTCTGGTTAGTGGACACCAATCTATGTCAACAAAAACCTAATGCCGATATTCTAAATGAATTAGAGCGTACTTTGAAGGTAATTCCCCAGAGTTCTCATCTTTTATTGACTACGAGTAAAAAACCCGACGGTAGATTAAATACAACTAAGCTTTTAAACAAGTATGCCGTAGTTAAGGACTTTAGCCTGATTCCGCCCTGGAAAACTGATTTAATTGCTGCTCAAGTGAGGCAAGTCGCCCAGGCAAAGAAGCTGAAGTTAACACCAGGAGCGATTGAACTGCTAACGGAATCTGTGGGGAATAATACTCGTCAGCTATGGAATGAATTAGAAAAATTAAAGATCTATTGGGGAGATAATCAGCAGCCTCTAGATCAAAAAGCTGTGGCTCAATTGGTACTATGTAACACGCAAAATAGTCTTCAGCTAGCAGCAGCGATTAGGGATGGCAAAACCGATGAAGCTTTAGGGTTAGTTACTGATTTAATCAACCGCAATGAACCTGCGTTAAAAATTGTTGCCACTTTAGTAGGACAGTTTCGTACCTGGACAATCATAAAACTGATGCAGCAGTCAGTCAGGAGAGATGACAAAGCGATCGCCACCGCAGCAGGAATTAATAATCCTCAGCGTCTTTATTTTATTAATCAAGAGCTAAAAAATACCAATTCTCAACGGCTTTTAGCTACTTTGCCGATCTTATTAGAATTGGAATATAGCCTGAAGTCTGGAGGAGTAGCCTTGACGGTTTTGCAGACTAAAATAATTGAGCTATGTCTAATACGTTGA
- a CDS encoding ABC transporter ATP-binding protein/permease, translating into MTSRRRFQDILVNIFLLLRLVWQATPLYLFLSLVIQGFQSLIPALMLLINKAIIDLVIANWGNANFVWRPLIVLVALRFGVSFVQAVLTQTSLYVGQIFNDRLNLHTKFVLLEKSAQLDLGHFESPEFYDTLARAQDSGSNHPVRVIQTLTGLFGQGVTLVSLLGLLLQFNVAIVPLLFFTALPSFWTSIVYSGRRFWMTRMETESGRVSNYIQQVLTNPEFAKEVRLFNLGQHLLGQWQDIRLDFNQKSAAIASEYTKMRGIAGVLVDSGFYLAYIWTLIKTIAGQISVGDFTMYTGAFSQAQQVLPAILENIARVYESNLYVAQYFDFLNLQPQVINADRPQSFPQPIKQGLSLKNVSFTYSGASKPTLSNLNLEIKPGESIALVGLNGAGKTTLLKLITRLYDVDSGAIAIDGIPISEIKLSELHQNIGVLNQDFARYQLSVKDNIGFGNLPQRENQSRIEQAAIDSGADRVIDTLKEGYQTRLGKMFKGGVDLSGGQWQKIGMARAFMSDAPILILDEPTAALDAIAEYELFEKFRTLTQGKMTFFVSHRFSTVQLADRIVVLENSQIVEVGSHPELMSQNGLYAEMFLKQASSYNLS; encoded by the coding sequence TTGACTTCTAGAAGACGATTTCAAGACATCCTGGTTAATATTTTCCTGCTGCTGCGTTTAGTCTGGCAAGCGACACCTCTTTATTTATTTCTCTCTTTGGTAATTCAAGGATTCCAGTCTTTGATTCCAGCTTTGATGTTGCTGATCAATAAGGCGATTATCGATTTAGTAATTGCTAACTGGGGTAATGCTAATTTTGTCTGGCGACCATTAATTGTGTTAGTGGCGCTGCGGTTTGGGGTTAGTTTTGTCCAGGCAGTATTGACTCAAACTAGTCTTTATGTGGGTCAGATTTTTAACGATCGCCTCAATCTTCATACCAAATTTGTTCTCCTGGAAAAGTCTGCTCAACTAGATCTGGGACATTTTGAATCTCCCGAGTTTTACGATACTCTAGCTCGCGCTCAAGATAGCGGTAGTAATCATCCTGTGCGGGTAATTCAAACGCTGACAGGTTTATTTGGTCAGGGAGTTACTTTAGTTAGTTTGTTAGGTTTGCTGTTGCAGTTTAATGTAGCTATTGTCCCGCTGTTATTTTTTACGGCTTTACCTTCTTTTTGGACGAGCATTGTTTACTCTGGTAGACGGTTTTGGATGACTCGCATGGAGACGGAAAGCGGACGTGTCTCGAACTATATTCAGCAGGTGTTAACTAATCCTGAATTTGCTAAGGAAGTACGGTTATTTAACTTAGGTCAACACTTATTAGGACAGTGGCAGGATATTCGCCTCGATTTTAACCAGAAGTCAGCAGCGATCGCCTCAGAGTATACTAAAATGCGCGGTATAGCAGGAGTGTTAGTTGATAGTGGTTTTTATCTTGCCTATATCTGGACGTTAATTAAAACGATCGCGGGTCAAATTTCGGTGGGGGACTTTACGATGTATACGGGAGCATTTAGTCAAGCACAACAAGTACTGCCTGCAATCCTGGAAAATATTGCCCGTGTCTACGAATCTAATTTATACGTTGCGCAATATTTTGATTTTCTCAACTTACAACCCCAGGTAATTAATGCCGATCGTCCTCAATCGTTTCCTCAACCAATTAAGCAAGGGTTATCTCTGAAAAATGTCAGTTTTACCTATTCAGGTGCGAGCAAGCCTACTTTAAGTAATTTAAATCTGGAGATTAAACCAGGAGAAAGCATTGCCCTAGTCGGTTTAAACGGTGCGGGAAAAACAACTCTGTTGAAGCTAATTACTCGATTATACGATGTTGATTCAGGTGCGATCGCGATCGACGGTATTCCCATATCAGAAATTAAACTTTCAGAGTTACATCAAAACATTGGCGTTTTAAATCAAGACTTTGCCCGTTATCAGCTAAGTGTCAAGGATAATATCGGCTTTGGTAATTTACCTCAAAGAGAAAATCAGTCTCGGATCGAGCAAGCAGCGATCGATTCAGGAGCAGATCGTGTAATCGATACTTTAAAAGAAGGCTATCAAACCCGTCTGGGCAAAATGTTCAAAGGAGGAGTCGATCTTTCAGGGGGACAGTGGCAAAAAATCGGTATGGCAAGAGCCTTTATGAGCGATGCACCGATCTTAATTTTAGATGAGCCGACTGCTGCTCTGGATGCGATCGCTGAATATGAATTATTTGAAAAGTTTCGTACTCTAACCCAAGGCAAGATGACCTTTTTTGTCAGCCATCGTTTCTCCACAGTACAGTTAGCGGATCGAATTGTGGTTTTAGAAAATAGCCAGATTGTCGAAGTTGGCTCTCACCCAGAATTAATGAGCCAAAATGGTCTGTATGCTGAAATGTTTTTGAAGCAGGCATCTAGCTACAATTTGTCTTAG
- a CDS encoding AhpC/TSA family protein, with protein MTIYSILKQTQRELVSSGNLEPIFVSNDRKTLVLLWSQLGDFDNLEYAWWLDRESQQLKAAGISVKAIGIGDRNSGIKFCQYTGFPPDCLYVDPTAELHRQLGLYQGLTVKFPFLSAKYSALLNLMLMCAGIGSPGTLSEVFRGYRGDRTAPQLIADEQVVEDTPLPAIKGSMFKLAGGSGFQRPFELATLRLRNMSEVLSNWNTYVPDASYLTQRGATFLFDAGGKLLYEHRDRNILGFAANMSNPLSFLLDLD; from the coding sequence ATGACTATCTATTCTATCCTCAAGCAAACTCAACGAGAGCTGGTAAGCAGCGGAAATCTTGAGCCAATTTTTGTGAGCAATGATCGTAAAACCCTGGTTTTACTATGGTCGCAGCTTGGAGATTTTGATAATCTGGAATATGCCTGGTGGCTAGATAGAGAGTCGCAGCAGCTTAAAGCAGCAGGAATTAGTGTCAAAGCAATTGGTATTGGCGATCGCAATTCGGGAATCAAGTTCTGTCAATATACAGGTTTTCCCCCAGACTGTTTATACGTCGATCCCACTGCTGAGTTACATCGACAATTAGGTTTATATCAGGGATTAACGGTTAAATTTCCCTTTTTATCGGCAAAATATAGCGCTTTACTGAATTTAATGCTGATGTGTGCGGGTATTGGTAGTCCTGGGACGCTTTCTGAAGTATTTAGAGGTTATCGAGGCGATCGCACTGCACCCCAACTGATTGCTGACGAGCAAGTGGTAGAAGATACACCATTACCAGCGATTAAAGGCTCCATGTTCAAACTGGCTGGTGGCTCTGGTTTTCAGCGTCCTTTTGAATTAGCTACTCTACGACTTAGAAATATGAGTGAAGTATTAAGCAACTGGAATACCTATGTGCCTGATGCCAGTTATTTAACCCAACGAGGTGCTACTTTTTTGTTTGATGCAGGAGGAAAATTACTCTATGAACATCGCGATCGCAATATTCTGGGTTTTGCAGCTAATATGAGCAACCCTTTGTCGTTTCTCCTAGATCTAGACTGA